In a single window of the Clarias gariepinus isolate MV-2021 ecotype Netherlands chromosome 16, CGAR_prim_01v2, whole genome shotgun sequence genome:
- the LOC128544607 gene encoding Ig-like V-type domain-containing protein FAM187A, translating into MTMSPALLFLSLCPLLLSAYQAPEDKEDIFTTRSCPAFLVFDNAAFMADMTVELPCHCKPADVLSVVWYYQKHLSPNSARVLTDFSGTAITDSSKVGSEVNLRERFSIRLFSLLIFRAQHSDSGHYVCGTASGQFFYGYDVDIQVSINILFPETLDKPAAPQELKSNPNQQFQVFTSYWPWSVCDRCDVRGEQVRVGLCYVKSDYLQVRYIHQVKNVISCGSSAVPLHFGLSGTGYGAELNVRACESFCPPKPPVNPQRQALLEFLGYSNPASPGVPVYYHNQPSNTDLILSCPKARPEHAVAWDKGSTPLYLSQYMYGVDTNQRVFIDLGHHLHFRPVRTEDKGTYHCWIQGRKAAEIRLGVFKELGRRRGLLDPESLFGLRFILQCYAGLTAVFLLFVSVRFVCELMSELKALG; encoded by the coding sequence ATGACTATGTCTCCTGCACTCTTGTTCCTGTCCCTGTGTCCTCTCCTACTGAGCGCCTATCAGGCTCCTGAGGACAAGGAGGACATCTTTACCACCCGATCGTGTCCTGCGTTCCTGGTGTTTGATAACGCAGCGTTCATGGCTGACATGACCGTGGAGCTGCCGTGTCACTGTAAACCAGCAGACGTTCTTTCAGTGGTGTGGTACTATCAGAAGCACCTGAGTCCCAACAGCGCCAGGGTCCTGACGGACTTCTCGGGCACTGCGATAACGGATTCATCTAAAGTTGGAAGTGAAGTGAACCTGCGTGAGCGCTTTTCGATCCGTTTATTCAGCCTGCTCATCTTCCGGGCGCAGCACAGCGACTCCGGGCATTACGTCTGCGGCACGGCATCGGGTCAGTTCTTCTACGGATATGATGTGGACATTCAGGTTTCTATAAATATTCTCTTTCCCGAGACCTTGGACAAACCAGCCGCACCACAGGAACTCAAGTCCAACCCGAACCAGCAGTTTCAGGTGTTTACCAGCTACTGGCCTTGGTCCGTGTGTGACCGGTGCGACGTACGAGGTGAGCAGGTCCGAGTGGGCCTCTGCTATGTCAAGAGTGATTATTTACAAGTGCGCTATATTCATCAGGTCAAAAACGTGATCTCGTGTGGTTCCTCTGCGGTTCCTCTGCACTTCGGGCTGAGTGGTACGGGTTACGGGGCCGAGCTCAACGTCCGAGCCTGCGAATCTTTCTGCCCTCCAAAACCTCCAGTCAATCCACAGCGACAAGCTCTGCTCGAGTTCCTCGGATACAGCAATCCAGCTTCTCCGGGAGTTCCAGTCTACTACCATAACCAGCCATCAAACACTGATCTCATCCTGTCGTGTCCTAAAGCGAGACCCGAGCACGCAGTGGCGTGGGATAAAGGCTCCACTCCGCTTTATCTCTCTCAGTACATGTACGGAGTGGATACAAACCAGCGTGTGTTTATAGATCTAGGTCACCATCTTCACTTCAGACCCGTGAGAACGGAGGACAAAGGGACGTACCACTGCTGGATCCAGGGCAGAAAGGCTGCTGAGATCAGACTCGGGGTGTTTAAGGAGCTCGGGCGAAGGCGCGGCTTACTTGACCCCGAGTCTCTGTTTGGACTCCGCTTCATCCTCCAGTGCTACGCCGGTTTGACTGCTGTGTTTCTCCTCTTCGTATCTGTTCGATTCGTTTGTGAACTAATGTCAGAACTCAAAGCCCTGGGATAG
- the ccdc103 gene encoding coiled-coil domain-containing protein 103, with the protein MEKCGVIDFSALQRELSRAVEADRKYRRENEAKFRAIQQKVASYEEFRDIVQASHLKPLDKKDKNAPRKQPWNPISTENKEVNHTGTDSLQCVLCESQPRSASEFIRAWRRFKGSSVEKYALLLRLGGENLREMFHTEVGFGLLGEFLTVLCECFRPGDEEAVIRVLQGLSLTGRFSLGVSLLSGEERRACERLFSNLLETNLHLGDVPESEKEQSAVCETQTEQDDGTGETGRVMALMAMYGIGDNAKYTSSSL; encoded by the exons ATGGAGAAATGTGGCGTTATTGATTTCTCCGCGCTGCAGAGGGAGCTGAGCCGCGCCGTGGAGGCGGATAGAAAGTACCGGAGAGAGAACGAGGCGAAGTTCCGCGCGATTCAGCAGAAAGTCGCCTCGTATGAGGAGTTCCg TGACATCGTACAAGCATCTCACCTGAAGCCTTtagataaaaaagacaaaaacgcACCACGGAAACAACCCTGGAACCCGATCAGTACCGAAAACAAGGAAGTGAACCACACCGGCACCGACTCACTGCAG TGTGTGCTGTGTGAATCACAGCCTCGCAGCGCATCAGAGTTCATTCGAGCCTGGCGCAGGTTTAAGGGCAGCTCGGTGGAGAAGTACGCTCTCCTGCTCAGGCTGGGTGGAGAGAACCTGAGGGAGATGTTTCACACTGAGGTGGGCTTCGGGCTCCTGGGCGAGTTCCTGACGGTCCTCTGTGAGTGTTTCAGGCCCGGGGACGAGGAGGCCGTGATCAGAGTGCTGCAGGGGCTTTCACTGACAGGCCGCTTCAGTCTCGGCGTGTCTCTGCTGAGTGGAGAGGAGAGAAGAGCATGTGAGCGTCTCTTCTCCAACTTGCTGGAGACTAATCTTCACCTCGGTGATGTTCCTGAGAGTGAGAAGGAACAATCTGCAGTGTGTGAGACACAGACTGAGCAGGATGATGGGACTGGGGAGACGGGGAGGGTCATGGCATTGATGGCAATGTATGGAATTGGTGACAATGCAAAATATACATCCAGTTCACTGTGA
- the rpl23 gene encoding 60S ribosomal protein L23 — protein MSKRGRGGSSGAKFRISLGLPVGAVINCADNTGAKNLYIISVKGIKGRLNRLPAAGVGDMVMATVKKGKPELRKKVHPAVVIRQRKSYRRKDGVFLYFEDNAGVIVNNKGEMKGSAITGPVAKECADLWPRIASNAGSIA, from the exons ATGTCTAAGAGAG GACGTGGTGGTTCTTCTGGAGCCAAGTTCCGCATCTCACTGGGTCTCCCAGTGGGAGCGGTCATCAACTGCGCAGACAACACAG GTGCCAAGAACCTGTACATCATCTCTGTTAAAGGCATCAAGGGCAGACTGAACAGGCTTCCTGCCGCAGGTGTGGGTGACATGGTCATGGCCACTGTGAAGAAAGGCAAGCCAGAGCTCAGGAAGAAGG TGCATCCTGCGGTGGTGATACGACAGCGGAAGTCGTACCGGCGAAAAGATGGTGTGTTCCTGTATTTCGAAGACAACGCAGGGGTCATAGTAAACAACAAAGGTGAAATGAAAG GTTCAGCCATCACAGGACCCGTAGCCAAGGAGTGTGCAGATCTGTGGCCCAGGATTGCTTCAAACGCCGGGAGCATCGCCTGA